GATGTTGAAATTAATGTCATTAATGTTATTAATGAACAAGCATCAGAAGCTAATAGTTTATTTAATGATAGAAAAGTTGGTTAATTAAAAATTAATATGAATCAATAATTTTTTTGTATTCACTAGTTTTTATAAATTCTCTGCTCGCATTATCAATTTTTTTTAATAATTCATCATTAAAATCTTTTTTATAAATAATATATAGCTTAGTTTCATTTATTGGTTTTGGTACTTTTACTAAATTTTTAAAATTTGAAATATTTTGTTTTCTATATTCTTTAAATTGAACTTCATTAGCTACAAAAAAACTAGATTCATTTTTAATTACAGATTCAACACATGATTCTTAAATCAAACTTTGAAATTTTATTTAATTCTTTTTTGTTGATCATTTCTTGGATATCATTTTCTATATAATATCCAACAGAAGAACAATAAGTACCTCCTTTAAAATCAATTAAATTTTTATTATCCTTATAATTTTTATTTGTATAAACATAAATTTTGGAATTGTATAAGTAAACTTTTGAATATTTAACTTCTGTTGCCCGTTCATCTGTATAAGCGTAAGGAAAAGATGCGTCGTATTTTTGTATTTTTACAAGCTCATAACCTCTTGCCCAAGGAAGAAATTCAAGCTCAAAAGGTATATTTATCTTTTTTAACAAAGACTTTACAATTGCTGTAAACATTCCTCCATCTTTGAGTTTTTCATCACTAAAAGGTGCAAAATCATTACCAGTGACTAATTTTAGTTTTTCTATTGGATGGACGTTAGCTGTATAAAATAATAATGTTAATAATAATGAAATTTTAGGTAATTTATTTATCATTTTTATAATTCTCCAATTATTTATTAAGCGGGTTCATTATTTTCTTTTCCTTTTATCAAATCAGTATCAACTTTTTCTCTTAAAATTATTTTCCATGTTGATAAGCCAACTATTAAACCAAATATGACAAATAAAATATAAAATAGGGGATTAAAAAACACAGATAATGTTAAACAAAGAAAACCGAGAGTTCCTGCAACAATCATATTAGTCATAACTTTGTCCGAAGAGTTTAGCGGTAATTCTGCATCAAGTACAGCTTTAGTATAACCTTGGACTAATATTCTTCGTTCTCTTACTGTTGTAAAAAATTTAAACATACTTTTAGGTGAAAATGAATATCTAATATACCAAAATGGCAAGTGTACCATGTGTAGGCCAACTATTTCGATTTCTGTTCTGTGTTCATATAAAGTACCAACTTTTGTTTTTGCTATTCTTCGATGATATTCACTTATTTGATCTTTGGCTCTAGTGATTGCAGATGATTCTTTGCTTTGAATGCTTGCTACTGCAATTTCGTTTGCATGTTCGTATTTAAATGGAACCTTAGATTCGTAAATAGGTTTAATTCCTTCATCCTGCACCCCCATTGTTTCATCGAGTGGAAAACCTTCCCAATCTATTGAGACACTTTCTCTTGGGTGGTGCAATCGCTCCATTCCCCAGTGTTCTTTTGGAGATTTTCTTGCAAGGATTGCCCAGCGG
This region of Spirobacillus cienkowskii genomic DNA includes:
- a CDS encoding substrate-binding periplasmic protein, whose product is MINKLPKISLLLTLLFYTANVHPIEKLKLVTGNDFAPFSDEKLKDGGMFTAIVKSLLKKINIPFELEFLPWARGYELVKIQKYDASFPYAYTDERATEVKYSKVYLYNSKIYVYTNKNYKDNKNLIDFKGGTYCSSVGYYIENDIQEMINKKELNKISKFDLRIMC